Proteins co-encoded in one Spirosoma endbachense genomic window:
- a CDS encoding alpha/beta hydrolase: protein MNCRRLLFCLLVVLPILASAQSRRRTQLTTPQSNGPVPVVSAPQARLLEGMVLNSSILNRGVKFSIYLPPDYYTSNRRYPVVYLLHGYGDDETGWVQFGEADRIADSGIRSGELPPMIIVMPDGGATFYVNDYQNKIRYEDMFVQELIPHIDTMFRTRTQREYRAISGLSMGGFGSLTLSMHHPELFSSCAALSAGIRTDESFVSIPDDRYNTVFAPVFSGLVKGEERLTVTWKRNSPINLAKSAPEGDLTKVRWYIDCGDDDALTVGNAMLHLALLERKIPHEYRARDGAHTWSYWRSGLPDALKFIGASFHQ, encoded by the coding sequence ATGAATTGTCGCCGTTTACTTTTTTGTTTGCTCGTTGTTCTTCCAATTCTTGCATCAGCCCAATCACGCCGACGCACCCAGCTAACAACTCCTCAATCCAACGGACCGGTTCCGGTTGTGTCCGCTCCGCAAGCTCGTCTGCTGGAAGGCATGGTGCTCAACAGTTCGATACTGAATAGAGGAGTCAAGTTTTCAATCTATCTGCCGCCCGACTATTATACATCGAACCGACGTTATCCGGTCGTTTACCTGTTGCATGGTTACGGCGATGATGAAACAGGCTGGGTACAATTTGGCGAAGCTGACCGCATTGCCGACTCGGGTATTCGATCAGGCGAATTACCCCCAATGATTATTGTTATGCCCGACGGGGGCGCTACTTTTTATGTCAATGATTACCAGAACAAAATTCGTTACGAGGATATGTTTGTGCAGGAGCTGATCCCGCACATTGATACGATGTTTCGGACGCGCACTCAACGGGAATACCGAGCCATTTCGGGTCTCTCGATGGGTGGCTTTGGCTCACTAACCTTATCGATGCATCACCCCGAATTATTTAGTTCCTGTGCTGCCCTGAGTGCAGGCATACGCACCGATGAGAGCTTTGTGAGCATTCCAGACGATCGGTATAACACAGTTTTTGCACCCGTATTCAGCGGTCTCGTCAAAGGGGAAGAACGGCTGACCGTGACCTGGAAGCGCAATAGTCCAATCAACCTGGCGAAATCAGCACCGGAAGGTGACCTGACAAAAGTACGCTGGTATATCGACTGTGGCGACGACGACGCCCTGACAGTTGGCAATGCCATGCTACACCTCGCTTTGCTTGAACGCAAGATTCCGCACGAATATCGCGCCCGAGACGGCGCCCATACGTGGTCTTACTGGCGTTCTGGCCTACCCGATGCCCTGAAGTTCATTGGTGCCAGTTTTCATCAGTAA
- a CDS encoding DUF2911 domain-containing protein, translating into MKRVLVILAIIAAILLVGFFALRSWTKSSSPETIAQFDQDGLSVKVDYCQPYKKGRPIFGGLVPYGKVWRTGANEATVIEFGQNVNVAGKALSAGHYSLWTIPTQNGWTAIFNREVGQWGTNYNEAEDVLRVPVTAQKHSPMTEQFTINFVPQVGGADMLLIWDETEAIVPIRKQ; encoded by the coding sequence ATGAAACGTGTTTTAGTTATCCTGGCCATTATTGCGGCCATCCTGCTCGTCGGTTTCTTTGCCTTACGTAGCTGGACGAAATCCAGTAGTCCCGAAACCATAGCCCAGTTCGATCAGGATGGCCTTAGCGTAAAGGTCGATTACTGTCAGCCCTACAAGAAAGGTCGCCCGATTTTTGGCGGACTAGTGCCCTATGGTAAGGTATGGCGAACGGGTGCCAATGAAGCTACCGTTATTGAGTTTGGGCAGAATGTAAACGTAGCAGGCAAAGCATTAAGCGCCGGGCACTATTCACTCTGGACGATTCCTACTCAAAATGGCTGGACTGCCATTTTTAATCGGGAAGTTGGTCAGTGGGGAACCAACTATAACGAGGCTGAAGATGTGCTGAGAGTACCCGTAACGGCACAAAAGCATAGCCCCATGACCGAGCAGTTTACGATCAACTTTGTGCCACAGGTGGGCGGAGCCGATATGTTGCTGATCTGGGATGAAACAGAGGCTATCGTGCCAATTCGCAAACAATAG
- a CDS encoding acetoacetate--CoA ligase: MPALTPLYTPARRTSEQSLLKKYMDWLFIKKGLYFRDYDDLWDWSVTDLEDFWESIWQFFDVQSHSPYHQVVLEGNPRDMIGTEWFRGATLNYAEHIFRHQNTQRPAIVFATEQRPRLMTVSWVELEHQVNAVATYLRQQGVGVGDRVVSVLPNIPEAVVAFLATNAIGAVWSSCSPDFGTTSIVDRFQQIEPKVLIAVDGYTYNGKPVDKTDAIRELRINLPTLQRVVWIPYLDSDSRLERAVLWEEVLETPTPNELTFESVPFEHPIWILYSSGTTGKPKAITHSVGGCLLEHLKVLALHQDVRIGERYFWYSTTGWMMWNFALGSMLVGATLVLYEGSAGYPELNTLWNLADDARINHFGGGAAFYMACMRAGLKPANTAKLTHLRTIGSTGSPLPPEGFRWIYENIKSDVWLISFSGGTDVCSGFVGGNPLLPVYEGEIQCRLLGCKVEAFDENAKPVRGELGEMVILQPMPSMPIYFWNDPGNERYRKSYFDSYPGVWRHGDYIRITERNGVIIYGRSDATLNRDGVRIGTSEIYSAVESLPEIADSLVVGLEQPGGRYFMPLFVVLRDGFTLTSELNSRIKQTIRSQFSPRHVPDAVYAIDEVPYTMSGKKLETPVKKILAGVDASLVASKDTLRNPAALDQFTSFTVGK, translated from the coding sequence ATGCCAGCACTTACTCCGCTCTATACACCTGCCCGACGTACTTCTGAGCAGTCGCTTCTGAAAAAATACATGGATTGGCTCTTTATCAAAAAAGGCCTTTATTTTCGGGATTATGACGATCTATGGGATTGGTCGGTCACTGATCTGGAGGATTTCTGGGAAAGCATCTGGCAGTTTTTCGATGTGCAAAGCCATTCACCCTATCATCAGGTGGTTCTCGAAGGAAACCCGCGCGACATGATCGGCACTGAGTGGTTTAGAGGAGCGACGCTTAACTATGCCGAGCATATTTTTCGCCATCAGAATACCCAGCGGCCAGCCATTGTATTTGCTACCGAACAACGGCCGAGGCTCATGACCGTGTCGTGGGTAGAGCTGGAACATCAGGTCAATGCGGTTGCTACCTATCTGCGGCAGCAGGGGGTTGGTGTTGGGGATCGGGTGGTGTCGGTGCTGCCGAATATACCCGAAGCTGTAGTCGCTTTTCTGGCTACCAACGCAATCGGTGCTGTTTGGTCGAGTTGTTCGCCCGATTTTGGTACGACCAGCATTGTTGACCGTTTCCAGCAAATTGAGCCGAAAGTATTAATTGCGGTTGATGGCTACACCTACAACGGTAAGCCTGTTGATAAAACGGATGCCATTCGCGAACTACGAATCAACCTGCCAACGCTCCAGCGAGTTGTCTGGATTCCTTACCTTGACAGCGATAGCCGACTCGAACGGGCCGTGCTCTGGGAAGAAGTGCTGGAAACGCCGACGCCGAATGAACTAACATTTGAGTCTGTACCATTTGAGCATCCGATCTGGATACTATATTCGTCGGGCACGACCGGAAAGCCCAAAGCTATTACGCATAGTGTGGGCGGTTGTTTGCTGGAACACCTCAAAGTGCTGGCTCTCCATCAGGACGTTCGTATTGGTGAACGCTATTTCTGGTATTCGACCACTGGCTGGATGATGTGGAACTTTGCGCTTGGCTCAATGCTGGTTGGAGCAACGCTTGTGCTTTACGAAGGCTCGGCTGGCTACCCCGAGCTAAATACGCTATGGAATCTGGCCGATGATGCCCGAATCAATCATTTTGGGGGAGGAGCTGCTTTTTACATGGCTTGCATGAGGGCTGGCCTGAAACCCGCCAATACGGCCAAACTGACCCACCTGCGGACAATTGGCTCTACTGGGTCGCCATTACCGCCGGAGGGATTTCGCTGGATCTATGAAAACATTAAATCAGACGTCTGGCTGATTTCGTTTAGTGGTGGAACGGATGTGTGCAGTGGATTTGTTGGCGGAAATCCGTTACTGCCGGTTTATGAGGGCGAAATTCAATGTCGATTATTAGGTTGTAAGGTCGAAGCATTCGATGAGAATGCCAAACCCGTACGAGGTGAACTGGGAGAGATGGTGATTTTGCAGCCTATGCCATCGATGCCGATCTATTTCTGGAATGATCCTGGTAATGAACGCTACCGCAAAAGCTACTTCGATAGCTATCCGGGTGTCTGGCGGCACGGCGATTACATTCGCATTACCGAGCGAAACGGGGTCATCATATACGGTCGCTCCGATGCGACGCTTAACCGCGATGGTGTGCGTATCGGCACCAGCGAAATTTACAGCGCCGTTGAGAGTTTACCCGAAATTGCTGATAGCCTGGTCGTTGGTTTAGAACAGCCGGGCGGCCGCTATTTTATGCCTTTGTTTGTTGTTCTGCGGGATGGATTTACACTGACCAGCGAGTTGAACTCCCGGATCAAACAGACAATTCGAAGTCAGTTCAGCCCCCGTCATGTACCCGACGCCGTATATGCAATTGACGAAGTACCGTATACGATGAGTGGTAAGAAACTGGAAACGCCCGTTAAGAAGATTCTTGCCGGAGTCGATGCGTCTCTGGTTGCCAGTAAAGATACGTTGCGCAATCCGGCAGCGCTGGATCAGTTCACGAGCTTTACCGTTGGTAAGTGA
- a CDS encoding pseudouridine synthase has translation MNQDSDQNDRRDGEPRSSGRRDDGPRFNRASGPSNRNNESRGNNDRPRFNRSNDRPDGDKPRFSRDTNRDDKPRFNRTSNDRPNVSRGSRDDKRPDSFGDRRPRTDRDERPGGFNRDRNDERPRFNRDTNRDDKPRFNRDRNDAPRGRSQDRSDESRSNRSDERPRFNRDDKPGFERSNNRFGGERRFNDRGGNDERPRSDRSNNRFGSEPGRSEGDRPRFNANNRSGDERPGGFNRDRNDERPRFNRDTNRDDKPRFNRDRNDRPDSRGNDRNTDKDSRFPRERKAGPRSSGSEKPAFKRVGGFNREADERNRTNRDDQRDTKGEAPRFSGEQRKESGDRRTGRYTKAPDYNLDRIRQERYDQPRNPRQRDDNDRPKRTADDARNAESGLTRLNRYIANSGVCSRREADELIARGDISVNGKVVTEMGFKVKEGDTVKYGTKTLNPERFVYVLLNKPKDYITTTEDPEERKTVMELVADAGNFRMYPVGRLDRNTTGLLLLTNDGELADKLTHPSNNVRKIYQVEINKPITNEHFEEIQKGLTLEDGPIKPDALSIVTPDAQVIGIEIHSGRNRIVRRIFEHLGYEVTKLDRTTYAGLTKKELPRGKWRFLDPKEVVKLKYFNN, from the coding sequence ATGAATCAGGATTCAGATCAGAACGACCGCCGTGATGGTGAGCCTCGTTCCTCGGGTCGTCGGGATGACGGCCCACGTTTCAATCGGGCATCTGGCCCGTCCAACCGCAACAACGAGTCTCGCGGTAACAACGACCGACCACGGTTTAACCGCAGTAACGACCGCCCCGATGGCGACAAACCGCGTTTCTCCCGAGATACAAACCGCGACGATAAACCCCGCTTTAACCGAACCAGCAACGACCGCCCGAATGTGAGCCGGGGAAGTCGTGATGATAAACGCCCGGACAGCTTCGGCGACAGGCGACCACGCACCGACCGGGATGAACGCCCAGGCGGCTTTAACCGCGATCGCAACGACGAACGACCGCGCTTTAATCGGGATACCAACCGCGACGATAAACCTCGTTTTAACCGCGATCGGAACGACGCACCACGCGGTCGTAGTCAGGATCGTTCTGATGAATCACGCTCGAACCGCAGCGACGAACGTCCACGGTTTAATCGCGACGATAAACCAGGTTTTGAGCGTAGCAATAACCGGTTTGGTGGCGAGCGCCGGTTTAATGATCGCGGTGGAAATGATGAGCGGCCACGCTCTGATCGCAGCAATAACCGATTTGGCAGTGAGCCAGGCCGGTCGGAAGGTGATCGCCCACGTTTCAATGCCAACAACCGCTCCGGTGATGAACGCCCAGGCGGCTTTAACCGCGATCGCAACGACGAACGACCACGTTTCAACCGGGATACGAATCGCGACGATAAACCTCGTTTTAACCGCGACCGGAACGACCGCCCGGATTCGCGCGGCAATGATCGAAATACAGATAAAGATTCCCGTTTCCCGCGTGAGCGCAAGGCTGGGCCACGAAGCTCGGGGTCGGAGAAGCCTGCTTTCAAGCGCGTTGGCGGCTTCAATCGGGAAGCCGATGAGCGGAATCGTACCAATCGTGACGACCAGCGCGACACCAAGGGCGAAGCACCGCGCTTCTCCGGTGAGCAGCGTAAAGAATCGGGCGACCGTCGTACGGGTCGTTACACCAAAGCACCAGACTATAACCTGGATCGCATTCGCCAGGAACGGTATGACCAACCCCGTAATCCCCGGCAACGGGATGATAACGACCGGCCAAAACGCACTGCCGATGACGCCAGGAATGCAGAATCGGGCCTGACCCGTTTGAACCGATATATTGCCAACTCGGGTGTGTGTTCGCGTCGGGAAGCCGATGAGCTCATTGCACGGGGCGACATTTCGGTTAATGGTAAGGTCGTAACCGAAATGGGCTTCAAAGTAAAAGAGGGCGATACCGTGAAGTATGGCACCAAAACACTGAATCCCGAACGTTTTGTGTATGTCCTGCTGAATAAGCCGAAGGACTATATCACCACCACCGAAGATCCGGAAGAACGCAAAACCGTTATGGAACTGGTTGCCGACGCAGGTAATTTCCGGATGTATCCGGTTGGTCGCCTGGACCGCAACACAACGGGGTTATTGCTACTGACCAACGATGGCGAACTGGCCGACAAATTGACTCACCCGTCTAACAATGTCCGTAAAATCTATCAGGTCGAGATCAATAAACCGATAACGAACGAACATTTCGAGGAGATCCAGAAAGGTCTTACTCTGGAAGACGGGCCTATCAAGCCGGACGCATTGAGCATTGTAACGCCTGATGCTCAGGTTATTGGAATCGAAATCCACTCGGGCCGTAACCGCATCGTACGTCGGATTTTTGAGCACCTCGGCTATGAAGTAACGAAACTCGACCGAACCACCTACGCTGGTCTGACTAAAAAAGAGCTGCCACGCGGTAAATGGCGCTTCCTTGACCCTAAAGAAGTGGTGAAACTCAAGTATTTTAATAACTAA
- a CDS encoding deoxyribose-phosphate aldolase, protein MNHLFPYIERTLLHPDVTINEQYEALDDVTQLGFAGLTVAPFWVKKFRRELGDNHPAILSTVIGYPFGYQRTEAKQTELEWALRDGASEIEVVLNTSALFSPSSVWLKIELAKLVALAHAQEKFFTVILESSLLDQAQLQAMIKLAANTGADFIKNATGSRQTGSRQTGFSQEAALAFRQLVPKSIGVKIVVDGATQEEMEQLISVGVDRLSLGQPLA, encoded by the coding sequence ATGAATCACCTCTTCCCCTACATTGAGCGGACCTTGCTGCATCCGGACGTAACCATCAATGAGCAATATGAAGCGCTCGATGACGTCACACAACTCGGCTTTGCCGGGCTGACAGTGGCTCCGTTCTGGGTGAAGAAATTCCGGCGCGAACTTGGTGATAATCATCCGGCTATTCTCTCAACGGTTATTGGCTACCCCTTCGGATACCAGCGTACGGAGGCCAAACAAACCGAACTGGAATGGGCTTTACGCGACGGAGCCAGTGAAATTGAGGTCGTACTCAATACATCGGCACTCTTCTCGCCCAGCTCCGTCTGGCTGAAAATTGAACTGGCAAAGCTGGTTGCGCTGGCTCATGCGCAGGAGAAGTTTTTTACGGTTATTCTCGAATCATCATTACTCGATCAGGCACAGCTTCAGGCCATGATTAAACTGGCTGCCAATACCGGGGCCGACTTCATCAAAAATGCAACCGGGTCACGCCAGACCGGGTCACGCCAGACCGGGTTTTCGCAGGAAGCAGCTCTGGCGTTTCGCCAACTCGTTCCGAAGTCCATAGGCGTTAAGATTGTTGTCGATGGGGCAACCCAGGAAGAGATGGAACAACTTATCTCGGTTGGGGTAGACCGGCTTTCCCTTGGACAGCCATTAGCATAA
- a CDS encoding energy transducer TonB has protein sequence MRGLLLLSGFILLHIGVFAQQTPYQAFEVDSAAEPHGGMPFLNTFLQTNLRKPVAAEAKGIGGRIVFNAIVEPDGRVSDVKPMNSLRPDLDREATRVFSLFKAWKPAKKNGKAVRQQVMIPVTFKPNVPYTYSNGARVSYFDADKKPIADSNAQVRYKQIAPVDTNGFANGDIIIYKAKGSDWKEEYRLPFVRQAINRKGASSQSTITIGYQNSDKLWEGEVVTLSDSGSIINQSFYKNGLLTNVGLKYHPNGLVAEKRAEREDGYTVTSWYTTGQVREIRFESKPKPPTKQAPNSVSAYWDHTGQQLVKEGNGRAIYSETTRSRADTARQTTFIEQGLYENGLKQGVWTGRYADGSYFYEEQYDKGNCQQGKAQVAGGDTLRYTEFGSPPEFVGGMAGLGQFLSENLHYPVEAQRAGRQGRVLLSFVVCEDGALCDYEVIKSVDPELDKEALRIVQKMNGRWKPGVQRGQKVRVKYSLPINFSFR, from the coding sequence ATGAGAGGCTTATTACTTCTTTCCGGCTTTATTCTCCTGCACATAGGTGTTTTCGCCCAACAAACTCCCTATCAGGCTTTTGAAGTCGATAGTGCAGCCGAACCACATGGTGGCATGCCCTTCCTGAATACTTTTCTACAAACGAATCTGCGCAAACCAGTAGCCGCTGAAGCTAAAGGTATTGGCGGGCGGATTGTTTTTAACGCCATTGTCGAACCAGATGGGCGTGTGTCTGATGTAAAGCCCATGAATAGTCTACGTCCCGACCTTGACCGGGAGGCTACTCGTGTTTTTTCTCTATTCAAGGCCTGGAAGCCCGCCAAAAAGAATGGCAAGGCGGTTCGGCAGCAGGTTATGATTCCGGTTACGTTTAAGCCCAATGTTCCCTATACATACAGCAACGGTGCGAGAGTAAGTTATTTTGATGCAGACAAAAAGCCTATTGCCGATAGCAACGCCCAGGTGCGTTACAAGCAAATTGCACCAGTAGACACCAACGGCTTCGCGAATGGCGACATTATTATTTATAAAGCCAAAGGTTCGGACTGGAAAGAAGAATATCGCTTACCCTTTGTTCGTCAGGCAATTAATCGAAAAGGTGCATCGAGCCAGTCAACCATCACGATCGGTTATCAGAATAGCGACAAATTGTGGGAAGGTGAAGTAGTCACACTGAGCGATTCAGGTTCTATCATCAACCAGTCTTTTTACAAGAACGGCCTCCTAACAAATGTCGGCCTGAAGTATCACCCAAATGGATTGGTAGCAGAAAAAAGAGCCGAACGTGAGGATGGCTATACAGTCACATCCTGGTATACAACTGGGCAGGTCCGGGAGATCCGGTTCGAGAGTAAACCGAAGCCTCCAACCAAACAAGCCCCAAATTCCGTTTCCGCCTATTGGGATCATACGGGTCAGCAGCTTGTCAAAGAAGGAAATGGCCGAGCCATTTACAGCGAGACAACACGATCTCGCGCTGATACAGCCCGTCAGACAACCTTTATTGAACAGGGGCTCTATGAAAACGGATTAAAGCAGGGTGTCTGGACAGGACGCTATGCTGATGGATCGTATTTTTATGAGGAACAGTACGACAAAGGCAACTGTCAGCAAGGAAAGGCCCAGGTTGCCGGGGGTGACACCCTTCGCTATACTGAGTTCGGAAGCCCGCCAGAATTTGTGGGTGGTATGGCTGGTTTAGGACAATTCCTGTCGGAAAATCTACATTATCCGGTTGAAGCGCAACGCGCTGGTAGACAAGGTAGAGTGCTTCTCAGTTTTGTGGTTTGCGAAGACGGAGCGCTCTGTGACTACGAGGTCATCAAAAGCGTCGATCCGGAGTTGGACAAGGAAGCGTTACGGATCGTTCAGAAGATGAATGGCCGCTGGAAACCGGGTGTACAGCGTGGTCAGAAAGTCCGGGTAAAATATAGTCTGCCAATCAATTTTTCCTTCCGGTAA
- a CDS encoding lamin tail domain-containing protein has protein sequence MHHFSLQSLAITLLWLASALPVKAGIPVLITDNSPTRLHHFAPALNSTGKVAGGQIRITEYMYDGAPGEYIEITNVGDAAIDLTGWSFDDSSRQPGSFSLSSLGILQPNESAIITEVTPAVFRTTWYLPSTVKVAGGNSQNLGRSDEINIYDASNTLVDRLTYNDQSMPPTIRTQNTSGWAERVNLGSNTISTWKLSTANDAQNSYLSTTGNLGNPGGYLIPLPRVKVVESGGTTVVAEGGATDTYSIVLNNQPTASVTIAISPNSQLSTNPTSLTFTTANWNTAQTVTVTAVDDAVVEGVHSGTVTHNTISSDLAYNGIATNSVSATITDNDVSATAPPTIQESTASTLLNLPAASPGYVSGVINDPTDPANTLGIDFTIGDTDTPVGNLTVTASSNTTSVVANANLNLTGSGASRNLKITPIAVGFATISVLVSDGSNTATYSINYAASASSVNPGSTRFHTGTSDASTAMVLDANTMLVADDENQVLRLYDRTKSGLPSTGFDFTAQLGLTDLSGSTPREVDLEASTRVGNRIYWVGSESNADGGGFRPNRNRVFATDLSGSGSASTLTYAGRYDFLKDDILNWDATNGHGKGANYYGLVASANSAVDSKQSAGYNIEGVEMAPDNSTAYLAFRAPQILPASRTKALIVPVTNFTNLIAVSGGGTVGSATFGAPIEMDLGGRGIREIRKNANNQYIIIAGAAGNEGPAPNDFRLYTWTGNPADAPVLSNTDLSALNANGSFESILDVPNPLTEASQIQLLVDNGDAIYYNDGTIAKDLSQNNFKKFRSELVPLGASSTQPLAITVVSYDCFTGAIAFGKLTGDPNKTLEYRAIGITDWTTNPTAKLDAEARTASDLNSINITARYVGEPASEVTYLWSRPAPCTQPISTTALSITVVSYDCISGAITFGKLSSDPNKTVEYMAIGITGWTTNPQAKLDAEARTASDLSSINILARYVNDPQSQVSYLWTRPAPCDQPVSTPALSITVASYDCISGAITFGKLSSDPNKTVEYRAIGITDWTTNPTAKLDAEARTANDLNGITITARYVGEPASEVSYFWTRPAPCNGARLGVTAFESAQELKIVLLGNPTSAERILVEVHGAEAQPLRLIIRDVRGNQISEQTVERAGAIEQQTLGLGQTSGLYLLQVTTPARSQTAKIIRQ, from the coding sequence ATGCATCATTTTTCCCTGCAATCTCTGGCAATCACTTTGTTATGGCTCGCATCGGCGCTGCCTGTGAAAGCTGGCATTCCTGTTTTAATAACTGACAATAGCCCGACAAGGCTTCATCACTTTGCACCTGCTTTAAACAGTACAGGCAAAGTTGCGGGCGGCCAGATACGCATCACCGAATACATGTACGACGGCGCCCCCGGCGAATATATAGAGATCACGAACGTCGGCGATGCCGCCATTGACCTGACCGGCTGGAGCTTTGACGATAGCAGCCGTCAGCCAGGTTCGTTCAGCTTAAGCAGTTTAGGTATTCTTCAACCCAATGAATCGGCCATTATAACCGAGGTTACACCCGCCGTTTTTCGGACAACCTGGTATCTGCCGAGTACCGTAAAAGTGGCAGGTGGCAATAGTCAAAATCTGGGCCGTAGTGATGAAATAAACATTTATGATGCCAGCAACACACTTGTTGACCGACTGACGTACAATGATCAAAGTATGCCCCCTACTATCCGTACCCAAAACACAAGTGGCTGGGCTGAGCGGGTAAATCTTGGTTCTAACACAATCAGTACGTGGAAACTTTCGACTGCCAATGATGCTCAAAATTCCTATTTGTCTACTACAGGGAATCTCGGCAATCCCGGTGGTTATTTAATTCCGCTGCCTCGGGTAAAAGTTGTTGAATCCGGCGGAACAACGGTTGTAGCAGAAGGTGGTGCAACCGATACGTATAGTATCGTTTTGAATAACCAGCCAACGGCTTCCGTTACAATCGCAATTTCACCCAATAGCCAGCTTAGCACCAATCCCACATCGCTGACGTTCACAACCGCCAACTGGAATACAGCACAAACCGTAACTGTTACAGCCGTCGATGATGCCGTTGTTGAAGGAGTACACTCTGGCACCGTAACGCATAACACCATCAGCAGCGATCTGGCTTACAATGGCATTGCAACAAATAGTGTGTCGGCAACCATCACCGACAATGACGTATCGGCAACGGCCCCGCCAACCATCCAGGAGTCGACGGCCTCTACCTTACTTAATCTGCCGGCGGCCAGCCCAGGCTATGTAAGCGGGGTAATCAATGACCCAACCGATCCGGCCAACACGCTCGGTATTGATTTTACCATCGGTGATACCGATACGCCAGTCGGCAACCTGACGGTTACAGCCAGTAGCAATACGACGAGTGTGGTTGCCAATGCAAATCTTAATCTTACGGGTTCGGGGGCCAGCCGTAATCTAAAAATAACCCCGATAGCCGTCGGATTTGCGACAATTTCCGTTCTAGTCAGTGATGGCAGCAACACAGCGACGTATAGCATTAATTATGCCGCTTCGGCGAGCTCTGTAAACCCTGGCTCGACCCGTTTCCATACGGGCACCAGCGATGCCTCAACGGCGATGGTGCTGGATGCCAATACGATGCTGGTAGCCGACGACGAAAATCAGGTGTTACGGCTATATGATCGGACGAAATCTGGATTACCCTCAACTGGTTTTGACTTTACGGCTCAATTAGGTCTGACCGACCTATCAGGCAGTACCCCGCGTGAGGTCGATCTTGAGGCTTCGACCCGAGTGGGTAATCGAATTTATTGGGTCGGTTCAGAAAGTAATGCCGATGGGGGTGGTTTTCGTCCAAACCGTAACCGGGTTTTCGCCACGGATCTTAGCGGATCAGGAAGCGCAAGTACACTTACGTATGCAGGACGCTATGATTTCCTGAAAGATGATATTCTGAACTGGGATGCGACGAATGGTCACGGTAAAGGCGCTAATTACTACGGGCTGGTAGCCAGTGCCAACAGTGCCGTCGATTCGAAGCAGTCTGCTGGCTATAATATCGAAGGGGTCGAAATGGCTCCCGATAATAGCACCGCCTATCTGGCATTCCGTGCTCCTCAGATCCTGCCAGCCTCCCGAACAAAAGCCCTTATCGTTCCAGTTACCAACTTCACGAATCTGATTGCCGTATCGGGCGGTGGAACTGTGGGGTCGGCTACCTTTGGCGCACCTATCGAAATGGATCTGGGAGGACGCGGTATCCGGGAAATTCGAAAAAATGCCAATAACCAGTACATCATTATTGCAGGCGCAGCGGGGAACGAAGGTCCGGCTCCGAACGATTTTCGATTGTATACCTGGACAGGTAACCCAGCTGATGCTCCCGTACTAAGCAACACTGATCTCTCGGCCCTCAATGCTAACGGCAGTTTTGAATCGATCCTCGACGTGCCGAACCCGCTGACCGAAGCCAGTCAGATTCAATTGCTGGTCGATAATGGCGATGCCATTTATTACAATGATGGTACCATTGCGAAAGATCTGTCTCAGAATAATTTCAAAAAATTCCGGAGCGAGCTCGTGCCTTTGGGTGCATCCAGTACGCAACCTTTGGCTATTACGGTCGTTAGTTACGATTGCTTCACTGGCGCGATTGCTTTTGGTAAACTCACTGGCGACCCCAATAAAACCCTCGAATATCGGGCTATCGGAATTACGGATTGGACTACGAACCCTACGGCTAAACTCGATGCCGAAGCCCGCACGGCCAGCGACCTCAATAGCATCAACATCACGGCCCGCTACGTTGGCGAACCCGCTTCTGAGGTAACCTATCTTTGGTCCCGTCCCGCGCCCTGCACGCAACCTATTTCCACAACAGCCTTGTCGATTACGGTCGTCAGTTATGACTGTATAAGTGGAGCCATTACGTTCGGTAAACTCAGCAGTGATCCCAACAAAACCGTTGAGTACATGGCTATTGGCATTACGGGCTGGACAACCAATCCGCAGGCTAAACTCGATGCCGAAGCCCGCACGGCCAGCGACCTGAGCAGCATCAACATTCTGGCCCGTTACGTTAACGACCCGCAATCGCAGGTGAGTTATCTGTGGACACGGCCTGCTCCCTGTGATCAGCCCGTGTCAACGCCTGCGCTATCCATTACGGTTGCCAGTTATGACTGTATAAGTGGAGCCATCACGTTTGGCAAACTCAGCAGTGATCCCAACAAAACCGTCGAATATCGGGCTATCGGAATCACGGACTGGACTACGAACCCTACGGCTAAACTCGACGCCGAAGCCCGCACGGCTAATGACCTCAATGGCATCACCATCACGGCCCGGTATGTTGGTGAACCCGCTTCTGAAGTAAGCTATTTCTGGACGCGGCCCGCGCCCTGTAATGGTGCCCGGCTTGGCGTTACAGCGTTCGAATCTGCACAGGAATTGAAAATTGTTCTTCTGGGAAATCCAACCAGTGCCGAACGCATACTTGTTGAAGTACACGGAGCTGAAGCCCAGCCTCTTCGCCTGATTATCCGCGATGTACGGGGTAATCAGATTAGCGAACAGACGGTAGAACGAGCCGGAGCTATTGAGCAGCAAACACTTGGCCTGGGTCAGACTTCGGGGCTTTATTTGTTGCAGGTTACAACGCCTGCCAGAAGCCAGACCGCAAAGATAATACGACAGTAA